The Natator depressus isolate rNatDep1 chromosome 8, rNatDep2.hap1, whole genome shotgun sequence genome window below encodes:
- the ZCCHC10 gene encoding zinc finger CCHC domain-containing protein 10, protein MQRGGLSSASLTFRPGAKMATPMHRLIARRQAEANKQHVRCQKCLEFGHWTYECTGKRKYLHRPSRTVELAKALKEKENRLLLQQRTGESTAERKTKKKRSKSVTSSSSNSSISSASDSSSESEDSSTSSSSDDSDSDESSSTSSSSPSSSSSSSSSDFESDSSSSSSSSTSTDSSSDDEPPKKKKKK, encoded by the exons ATGCAGCGCGGTGGCCTATCGTCGGCCTCCCTCACTTTCCGGCCAGGGGCTAAGATGGCGACTCCCATGCACCGACTCATCGCTCGGCGGCAGGC GGAGGCCAACAAGCAGCATGTGAGATGTCAGAAGTGTTTAGAGTTCGGACATTGGACCTATGAATGTACAGGGAAAAGAAAATATCTACACAGACCATCAAGGACAGTTGAATTAGCAAAAgctctgaaagaaaaagaaaacagactaTTGTTGCAACAAAG AACTGGAgaaagtactgcagaaaggaagacaaagaaaaaaag GTCTAAGAGCGTGACCAGttccagcagcaacagcagcatcaGTTCAGCTAGTGATTCTTCATCCGAGAGTGAAGATTCCTCTACCTCTTCTTCTTCTGATGACAGCGACAGTGACGAAAGCTCCTCCACTTCCTCATCCTCCCCATCTTCAAGTagttcttcctcttcctcagacTTCGAGTCAGATTCTAGTTCCTCCAGTAGCAGCAGCACCAGCACAGACAGCAGCTCTGATGATGAGCCAccgaagaaaaagaagaagaaatag